A region of Kribbella sp. NBC_01245 DNA encodes the following proteins:
- a CDS encoding NAD(P)/FAD-dependent oxidoreductase: MRSQWDVVIVGAGPAGAAAALGVLRADPSLAVALLDRDDFPRDKSCGDGIAPHVFDLLADVGVTGLTDDLIPVRRLQLQRGPLAVGREMARPAWVIPRTVFDHRLLLAALDAGATLIRHRVRSLQLDPLRVDDLEAKVLVGADGAHSVVRRMLGVRPGPMALAIRGYAPTPPDRAGVQLIVFGTNRQPSYAWSFDRGDGLANIGYGESLPDARSDRWSDTRSDRRPRPTRRELLSQLDRLLPGAAEGATDWRAHHLPLAVPSWRAGEGRVLLAGDAAGLVNPMTGEGIYYAVATGLLAGQAAAEAVRSGDFARLVPRYRRASRALLGKHFRHTALSARLCRSGKVLDAGIRAAAADQRVFDDLVELGLANGRITPATIRGLATHLRTRPS, from the coding sequence GTGAGGTCGCAGTGGGATGTCGTGATCGTCGGCGCCGGTCCGGCCGGGGCCGCGGCCGCCCTCGGAGTGCTGCGGGCCGACCCGTCCTTGGCGGTCGCGCTACTGGACCGTGACGACTTCCCACGCGACAAGTCCTGCGGCGACGGCATCGCCCCGCATGTCTTCGACCTCCTAGCCGACGTTGGCGTTACCGGTCTCACCGACGACCTAATTCCCGTACGGCGCCTCCAGTTGCAACGCGGACCTCTCGCGGTCGGTCGCGAGATGGCCCGGCCGGCGTGGGTGATCCCGCGCACCGTCTTCGATCACCGCCTGCTGCTGGCTGCGCTCGACGCCGGCGCCACCCTGATCCGGCACCGCGTGCGCTCCCTCCAACTGGACCCGCTGCGCGTGGACGACCTCGAGGCGAAGGTGCTGGTCGGCGCGGATGGCGCCCATTCCGTCGTACGACGCATGCTCGGCGTCCGACCAGGGCCGATGGCACTGGCCATCCGTGGTTATGCGCCGACGCCGCCGGACCGCGCGGGCGTACAGCTGATCGTGTTCGGCACCAACCGCCAGCCGTCGTACGCCTGGTCCTTCGATCGTGGCGACGGCCTCGCCAACATCGGCTACGGCGAGTCCTTACCCGATGCCCGGTCCGATCGCTGGTCCGACACCCGGTCCGATCGGCGGCCTCGGCCCACTCGGCGGGAATTGCTTAGCCAGCTCGATCGGCTACTGCCCGGCGCGGCCGAAGGTGCTACCGATTGGCGGGCGCATCACTTGCCGTTGGCCGTACCGTCTTGGCGTGCCGGCGAAGGGCGGGTGTTGCTCGCGGGCGACGCGGCCGGGCTGGTCAATCCGATGACGGGTGAGGGCATCTATTACGCGGTCGCGACAGGTCTTCTCGCGGGGCAGGCGGCTGCGGAGGCGGTCCGGTCGGGCGACTTCGCGCGGCTGGTGCCTCGGTATCGACGGGCCTCGCGCGCGTTGCTTGGGAAGCACTTTCGCCATACGGCGTTGAGCGCGCGCCTGTGTCGTTCCGGGAAAGTGCTCGACGCTGGCATCCGGGCCGCGGCCGCCGATCAACGCGTATTCGACGACCTGGTCGAGCTGGGCCTCGCCAACGGCCGCATCACCCCCGCCACCATTCGCGGTCTGGCCACCCACCTCCGCACTCGCCCAAGCTAG
- a CDS encoding aldo/keto reductase, producing the protein MRYRNLGGTGIEVSVQCLGAMMFGAVGNADHDDSVRIIHAALDQGINFVDTADMYSTGESEEIVGKALLGRRDDVVLASKFHFALSEGPNHGGNSRRHIINAVEDSLRRLQTDWIDLYQVHRPDHTTDIEETLSALTDLVQQGKIRAFGCSSFPAEQIVEAHVVSERRGLHRFRTEQPPYSLLARGIETALLPTARRYNMGVLTWSPLASGFLSGKIRKGQPIDLSKGRAAITPFRFDPSIPSNEVKFDVLEQLVEVAEGIGCTLPELALAFVVAHPAVTSVIIGPRTMEQLEGALKGASLVLDDATLDRIDEIVPPGTNVYPPDGVWKPQSLVDVNQRRRPVADRSAA; encoded by the coding sequence ATGCGTTACCGCAATCTCGGCGGCACCGGTATCGAGGTCAGCGTGCAGTGTCTCGGCGCGATGATGTTCGGCGCGGTCGGCAATGCCGATCACGACGACAGCGTGCGCATCATTCACGCCGCGCTCGACCAGGGCATCAACTTCGTCGACACGGCCGATATGTATTCCACTGGGGAGTCCGAGGAGATCGTCGGCAAGGCGCTGCTCGGCCGCCGCGATGATGTCGTGCTGGCCAGCAAGTTCCACTTCGCGTTGAGCGAAGGCCCGAACCACGGCGGCAACTCGCGCCGTCACATCATCAACGCGGTTGAGGACAGCCTCCGTCGCTTGCAGACCGACTGGATCGACCTCTACCAGGTTCACCGGCCCGACCACACGACCGATATCGAGGAGACGCTGTCGGCGCTGACCGACCTGGTGCAGCAGGGCAAGATCCGCGCCTTCGGCTGTTCGTCGTTCCCGGCCGAACAGATCGTCGAGGCCCACGTCGTGTCCGAGCGGCGTGGCCTGCACCGATTCCGGACCGAGCAGCCGCCGTACTCGTTGCTTGCCCGCGGCATCGAAACCGCGCTGCTGCCGACGGCCCGCCGCTACAACATGGGCGTGCTGACCTGGAGCCCGCTCGCCTCCGGTTTCCTGTCGGGCAAGATCCGCAAGGGGCAGCCGATCGACCTGAGCAAGGGCCGGGCGGCGATCACGCCGTTCCGGTTCGACCCGTCGATCCCGTCCAACGAGGTCAAGTTCGACGTACTCGAGCAGCTGGTGGAAGTTGCCGAAGGCATCGGTTGTACGTTGCCGGAGTTGGCGCTCGCCTTCGTCGTCGCGCACCCGGCGGTGACGTCGGTGATCATCGGTCCGCGCACGATGGAGCAGCTCGAAGGCGCGTTGAAGGGCGCTTCGCTGGTGCTGGACGACGCGACGCTGGACCGGATCGACGAGATCGTCCCGCCGGGCACGAACGTCTACCCGCCGGACGGCGTGTGGAAGCCGCAATCCCTGGTGGACGTCAACCAGCGTCGTCGCCCGGTCGCTGACCGCTCGGCGGCCTGA
- a CDS encoding helix-turn-helix transcriptional regulator — protein MSTTSRRLETLALLQAHPGISATQLAARLGITERTARRDVAHLREVGYRIDAEAGREGGYRLAAGRAMPPLLLDADEVAAVALGLRTAVAVDGLEAAAITALAKLTQVVPSRWRTRLSALGEVEALPAESGRRADRDVLIPAALACRANEAIRIRHRRHDTSDARPTDVQPHRLVTLRRRWYLVACPRGATDWLVYALDRVDHIQPLGTRFDVPEAPSDAAGFVADTLAHGPWRYRVRVRVHTSADLVRSLVNPTVASVVEAGDECEIHLGTDDLDWAARWLAYFNLDLDVIEPPELSDQLRTLGQWLLDRY, from the coding sequence ATGAGCACAACCAGCCGCCGTCTCGAGACGCTCGCGCTGCTCCAGGCGCATCCGGGCATCTCCGCCACCCAGCTGGCCGCCCGCCTCGGCATCACCGAGCGCACCGCCCGACGCGACGTGGCACACCTGCGCGAGGTCGGCTATCGCATCGACGCCGAAGCCGGCCGGGAAGGTGGATACCGGCTCGCCGCCGGCCGCGCGATGCCACCTTTGCTGCTCGATGCCGACGAGGTGGCGGCCGTCGCGCTCGGCCTGCGTACGGCGGTCGCGGTCGACGGGTTGGAGGCCGCCGCGATCACCGCCTTGGCCAAGCTCACCCAGGTCGTGCCGTCGCGCTGGCGGACCCGGCTCAGCGCACTCGGCGAGGTGGAGGCGTTGCCGGCGGAGTCAGGTCGCCGGGCCGATCGTGACGTCCTGATCCCGGCCGCGCTCGCCTGCCGGGCGAACGAGGCCATCCGGATCCGGCATCGCCGCCACGACACCTCGGACGCCCGCCCAACCGACGTACAGCCGCATCGATTGGTCACGTTGCGCCGCCGCTGGTACCTGGTCGCCTGTCCACGTGGCGCCACCGACTGGTTGGTGTACGCGCTCGACCGCGTTGACCACATCCAGCCGCTCGGCACCCGGTTTGACGTACCAGAGGCGCCATCCGACGCCGCGGGGTTTGTCGCCGACACGCTCGCGCACGGGCCGTGGCGATATCGCGTGCGCGTGCGGGTGCATACGTCGGCCGACCTCGTCCGGTCACTCGTCAACCCGACCGTGGCGAGCGTGGTCGAGGCTGGCGACGAGTGCGAGATCCACCTAGGGACCGACGATCTTGACTGGGCCGCGCGATGGCTCGCCTACTTCAACCTCGACCTCGACGTCATCGAACCGCCGGAGCTTTCGGACCAATTGCGCACGCTCGGGCAGTGGCTGCTCGACCGATATTGA
- a CDS encoding translation factor GTPase family protein has product MLSLNLGILAHIDAGKTSLTERLLHAAGVIDEIGSVDDGNTQTDSLALERQRGITIKSAVVSFQLNELAVNLIDTPGHPDFIAEVDRVLGALDGAVLVVSAVEGVQAQTRVLMRTLQRLRIPTIIFVNKIDRAGAQYDALLERLAAKLAPEIVAMGSTTSIGTRAARFTPYDGTDPGFTANLVDVLAEHDEDLLAAYVRDESSIEYGELRKRLAVRTAEAQAHPVYFGSAMTGVGLDELIAGIREFLPARAGDADGPVAGTVFKVDRAPSGAKVAYVRLFSGTIRTRDVLPFGDNAEAKVTAIDRFEGGVPVSGNALAAGQIGRLWGLSEIRIGDRVGTGVVAEGKHFFAPPSLESVIYPERLADKGRLRMALAQLAEQDPLINVRQDDIRQEMYVSLYGEVQKEVIQATLANDFGITVGFRETTTICVERLQSTGEAFEVIATGENPFLATVGLRVEPGPIGSGVEFRLEVELGSMPIAFFRTVEETVHETLEQGVHGWQLTDCVVTMTRSGYWARQSHSHGTFDKSMSSTAGDFRNLTPLVLMDAVQRAHTVVHEPVHHFRMELPADAYGPILPLITRLRGIPHSPELDGVTCVLEGDIPAASVHELEQMLPGLTSGEGVLETAFERYDPVTGLVPERPRTDHNPLNRKEYLLHVERRV; this is encoded by the coding sequence GTGTTGAGTTTGAACTTGGGCATTCTGGCGCACATCGACGCCGGTAAGACCAGCCTCACCGAGCGGCTATTACACGCCGCCGGCGTCATCGACGAGATCGGCAGCGTCGATGACGGCAACACCCAGACCGATTCGCTGGCCCTAGAGCGTCAGCGTGGCATCACGATCAAGTCGGCCGTCGTGTCGTTCCAGCTGAACGAGCTCGCGGTCAACCTGATCGACACTCCCGGCCACCCGGACTTCATCGCCGAGGTGGACCGCGTACTCGGTGCGCTCGACGGCGCCGTGCTGGTCGTCTCGGCCGTGGAAGGTGTGCAGGCGCAGACCCGCGTGCTGATGCGTACGCTGCAACGCCTCCGCATCCCCACGATCATCTTCGTGAACAAGATCGACCGAGCCGGCGCACAGTACGACGCACTGCTCGAGCGCCTCGCGGCCAAACTCGCACCGGAGATCGTCGCGATGGGCTCGACCACCTCCATCGGCACCAGGGCCGCCCGCTTCACGCCGTACGACGGCACTGATCCGGGCTTCACCGCGAACCTGGTCGACGTACTCGCCGAGCATGACGAAGACCTCCTCGCGGCGTACGTGCGAGACGAGTCGTCCATCGAGTACGGCGAGTTGCGCAAGCGCCTGGCCGTCCGTACGGCGGAGGCGCAAGCCCATCCGGTGTACTTCGGCTCGGCGATGACCGGGGTCGGGCTCGACGAGTTGATCGCAGGGATCCGCGAGTTCCTGCCGGCAAGGGCGGGTGATGCCGACGGGCCTGTTGCGGGCACGGTGTTCAAGGTCGATCGGGCGCCGTCGGGTGCGAAGGTCGCGTACGTACGTCTGTTCTCGGGCACGATCCGGACCCGCGACGTGCTGCCGTTCGGAGACAACGCGGAAGCCAAGGTGACCGCCATCGACCGATTCGAGGGCGGTGTGCCGGTGAGCGGCAACGCCTTGGCGGCCGGCCAGATCGGGCGCCTCTGGGGCCTGAGCGAGATCCGGATCGGCGACCGCGTCGGCACCGGTGTAGTTGCCGAGGGCAAGCACTTCTTCGCCCCGCCCTCGCTGGAGTCGGTCATCTACCCCGAGCGCCTCGCCGACAAGGGCCGCCTGCGGATGGCGCTGGCGCAATTGGCCGAGCAGGACCCGCTGATCAATGTCCGGCAGGACGATATCCGGCAGGAGATGTACGTCTCGCTGTACGGCGAGGTGCAGAAGGAGGTCATCCAGGCCACCCTCGCGAACGACTTCGGCATCACCGTCGGCTTCCGCGAGACCACCACGATCTGCGTCGAGCGGCTACAAAGCACCGGCGAGGCGTTCGAGGTGATCGCGACGGGCGAGAACCCGTTCCTGGCCACGGTCGGTCTGCGAGTGGAGCCGGGCCCGATCGGCAGTGGTGTGGAGTTCCGGCTCGAGGTGGAGCTCGGTTCGATGCCGATCGCGTTCTTCCGTACGGTCGAGGAGACCGTGCACGAGACGTTGGAGCAGGGCGTGCACGGCTGGCAGCTGACCGACTGCGTGGTGACGATGACGCGGTCCGGGTATTGGGCCCGGCAGAGCCACTCGCACGGCACGTTCGACAAGAGCATGTCGAGCACCGCCGGCGACTTCCGCAACCTGACGCCGCTGGTGCTGATGGACGCGGTGCAACGTGCGCACACCGTCGTACACGAGCCGGTGCACCACTTCCGGATGGAGCTGCCGGCCGATGCGTACGGTCCGATCCTGCCGCTGATCACCCGCCTGCGCGGCATCCCGCATTCCCCCGAGCTCGACGGCGTGACGTGCGTACTGGAAGGCGATATCCCTGCCGCCAGCGTGCACGAGCTGGAGCAAATGCTGCCCGGGCTGACCTCCGGCGAGGGCGTACTGGAAACGGCCTTCGAGCGGTACGACCCGGTCACGGGCCTCGTGCCGGAACGTCCGCGCACCGACCACAACCCCCTCAACCGAAAGGAATACCTCCTCCACGTCGAGCGACGCGTCTAA
- a CDS encoding SRPBCC family protein — translation MSPVGRTRDAGWQIGVSKTVDRPVAEVWEFVTSQAGVAIWLGDDVTVVPERGAGYETSAGVRGETRGYRELDRIRLTWQPSDWTHDTTLQLTVSSAGAGKSRLVIHQERLADAAEREQQRRHWQGVMNALAAELVA, via the coding sequence ATGAGCCCGGTCGGACGCACCCGCGATGCCGGCTGGCAGATCGGGGTTTCGAAGACCGTCGATCGCCCGGTCGCCGAGGTGTGGGAATTCGTCACGTCGCAGGCGGGCGTCGCGATCTGGCTCGGCGACGACGTCACGGTCGTTCCCGAGCGCGGCGCGGGCTACGAGACCAGCGCCGGTGTGCGCGGCGAGACGCGCGGCTATCGCGAGCTCGACCGCATCCGGCTCACCTGGCAGCCATCCGACTGGACCCACGACACGACCCTGCAGCTGACGGTGTCGAGCGCCGGCGCCGGTAAGTCGCGGCTGGTAATCCATCAGGAGCGGCTGGCGGACGCCGCCGAACGTGAGCAGCAGCGCCGCCATTGGCAAGGCGTGATGAACGCACTCGCGGCCGAGCTCGTTGCTTAA
- a CDS encoding GNAT family N-acetyltransferase, whose product MRIAFDELGLHRIQAECIEHNLGSRRVLERVGFQQFGMAPKYLKIAGEWQDMLMFQLIRPD is encoded by the coding sequence GTGCGGATCGCGTTCGATGAGCTCGGGCTGCACCGGATACAGGCGGAGTGCATCGAGCACAACCTGGGATCGCGGCGAGTGCTGGAACGGGTCGGCTTCCAGCAGTTCGGCATGGCGCCGAAATACCTCAAGATCGCGGGCGAGTGGCAGGACATGCTGATGTTCCAACTGATCCGCCCGGACTGA
- a CDS encoding M23 family metallopeptidase: MQRLLALVTTAVALAAGALTAQASPSPTPTINPNSYMAQRAAMQKTAAAPSAVLARPVLRVPFRCDERWTGASRSGHSPSYWSLDFNWGAGDDDLGKPVKTSASGTVVRSSYDAGGYGNYIEIAHGDGWHTLYAHLQIREVGVNDRVTDSTRIGRVGGTGNVTGPHLHYEQIKDGVVVAAKFGQSTWATYPGPDTYVRIADC, encoded by the coding sequence GTGCAACGTCTACTAGCACTCGTCACGACGGCAGTGGCCTTGGCCGCTGGCGCACTCACGGCTCAGGCAAGTCCGTCTCCGACTCCGACGATCAACCCCAACAGCTACATGGCTCAGCGCGCCGCCATGCAGAAGACCGCGGCGGCTCCGTCTGCCGTACTGGCACGGCCGGTGCTGCGGGTACCGTTCCGCTGCGACGAGCGGTGGACGGGCGCGAGCCGCTCGGGTCACAGCCCGTCGTACTGGTCGCTCGACTTCAACTGGGGTGCCGGTGATGACGACCTCGGCAAGCCGGTCAAGACCAGCGCTTCCGGTACGGTCGTCCGTTCGTCGTACGACGCCGGTGGTTACGGCAACTACATCGAGATCGCACATGGCGATGGTTGGCACACGCTGTATGCGCACCTGCAGATTCGTGAGGTCGGCGTCAACGACCGCGTCACCGACAGCACCCGGATCGGCCGCGTCGGCGGGACCGGCAACGTGACCGGCCCACACCTCCACTACGAACAGATCAAAGACGGCGTCGTCGTAGCCGCCAAGTTCGGCCAAAGCACCTGGGCCACCTACCCAGGCCCCGACACCTACGTCCGCATCGCCGACTGCTAA
- a CDS encoding MerR family transcriptional regulator yields MTDTAVELSIGEVAAQTGLSVHALRFYEREGILASPVRRNSSGRRVYSLHDVEWLNLCIILRASGMPLPAIRRYTELVRDGSGNEKDRLDLLRQHQEDVRAQIAKLTECLDLITFKVGIYEDLVESGGTCEPPESELRRTAQL; encoded by the coding sequence GTGACTGATACCGCGGTGGAGCTGAGCATCGGTGAGGTGGCCGCGCAGACCGGCCTGAGCGTTCACGCCCTGCGCTTCTACGAACGTGAGGGCATTCTCGCCAGTCCGGTGCGCCGCAACTCGAGCGGCCGTCGCGTCTACAGCCTGCACGACGTCGAGTGGCTCAACCTCTGCATCATCCTGCGCGCCTCGGGTATGCCGCTGCCGGCCATCCGCCGCTACACCGAGCTGGTGCGCGACGGCAGCGGCAACGAGAAGGACCGGCTCGACCTGTTGCGTCAGCATCAGGAGGACGTGCGCGCGCAGATCGCCAAGCTGACCGAATGCCTCGACCTGATCACGTTCAAGGTCGGCATCTACGAGGACCTCGTCGAGTCCGGCGGCACCTGCGAGCCCCCAGAGTCCGAGCTCCGACGTACAGCTCAGCTTTAA
- a CDS encoding aminoacyl-tRNA deacylase — MTRAIEAAEALGLAHQVTRHGRVNSLAEAAAARGIEPAELIKTIVVRLADDDYRFVLVPGDREIAWPKLRTVLGVKRMSMPDAATALAVTGYVRGTITPLGSTNAWPVIADERITGTISIGGGDHGVGLTVDAKELADALNATTADVTDPQA, encoded by the coding sequence ATGACTAGAGCGATTGAAGCCGCAGAGGCCCTCGGGCTGGCTCACCAGGTGACCAGGCACGGCCGGGTGAACTCGCTGGCAGAGGCGGCCGCGGCTCGTGGGATCGAGCCGGCCGAGCTGATCAAGACGATCGTGGTGAGGTTGGCCGATGACGACTACCGGTTCGTGCTGGTGCCAGGCGACCGGGAGATCGCCTGGCCCAAGCTACGGACCGTGTTGGGGGTCAAGCGGATGTCGATGCCGGATGCGGCGACGGCGCTCGCAGTGACGGGATACGTGCGCGGCACGATCACGCCTCTCGGCAGCACGAACGCGTGGCCGGTGATCGCCGACGAACGCATCACCGGCACGATCTCCATCGGTGGCGGCGACCACGGTGTCGGCCTGACCGTCGACGCGAAAGAACTCGCCGACGCTCTCAACGCCACCACCGCCGACGTCACCGACCCACAGGCCTAG
- a CDS encoding RidA family protein, translating to MTQISLLRPAELVQSPAFTHVAVVPPGATTIYIGGQNAVTSDGTLVGGDDAAAQTEQVMTNLKVALAAAGATVHDLVMMTVLFVDGVDLNAAYPVAAAGLEGAAPPVVGMRVAGLAVPGALLEVSAVAAVLR from the coding sequence ATGACACAGATTTCGCTGCTTCGTCCCGCAGAACTCGTCCAGTCCCCCGCTTTCACCCACGTCGCCGTGGTGCCGCCGGGCGCCACGACCATCTATATCGGCGGCCAGAACGCTGTCACCTCCGACGGCACACTCGTGGGCGGTGATGACGCCGCCGCTCAGACAGAGCAGGTGATGACGAATCTGAAGGTCGCACTGGCCGCGGCGGGCGCAACGGTCCACGATTTGGTGATGATGACGGTCTTGTTCGTGGACGGCGTCGACCTCAACGCCGCCTACCCGGTCGCGGCCGCCGGGCTGGAGGGCGCTGCGCCGCCGGTTGTCGGCATGCGGGTGGCTGGTCTCGCCGTACCCGGTGCGCTGCTCGAGGTCAGCGCGGTCGCGGCGGTGCTGCGATGA